Genomic DNA from Brassica rapa cultivar Chiifu-401-42 chromosome A04, CAAS_Brap_v3.01, whole genome shotgun sequence:
TTATTTGGATTGGGGTGTTTAGGACCCGACATTTTTTGGATCGGATCGGTTCGGGTAATGTCGTCTTCGGGttggttttctatttttttataaatcccGAAGTGAAGCTGAATTAGTTTTAGTTCGGGTTAGGTTCGGGTTTAAAGCCaataaactgaaaaaaaaacccGAAAACTCGAGTTAAACCCggaaaattgaaaaatattcggtttcggtttttcgggtttagaGAGATAggagtttttgtaaattttgctCCAGTTTCGggttattttggtttggttttcggGTCTCGGATAATATGCCCAGGACTAAGGGACTAGTATGTTTATTCATCTAATGTGAACTTGTTTGTATACTGGTTATATAGGTTGATGAACCGTCGAAGTATGGAGTTGTGGTGATGGAAGAGACAACAGGAAAGGTAGAGAAGTTTGTGGAGAAGCCAAAGCTGTATGTAGGCAACAAGATCAACGCTGGGATCTACCTTCTAAACCCCTCTGTTCTTGACAAGATTGAGCTAAGACCAACGTCAATAGAGAAAGAGACCTTCCCCAAGATCGCAGCAGCTCAAGGGCTCTATGCAATGGTGCTACCAGGATTCTGGATGGACATTGGACAACCCAAGGACTACATAACTGGCCTGAGACTCTACTTAGACTCTCTGAGGAAGAAATCTCCAGCGAAGTTAACCACCGGTGCACACATTGTTGGGAATGTTTTGGTGGACGAAACGGCTAAGATTGGGGAAGGGTGTTTGATAGGACCGGATGTGGCTATTGGTCCAGGGTGTGTTGTTGAGTCAGGGGTTAGGCTGTCGCGGTGCACGGTGATGCGTGGGGTGAGGATCAAGAAGCATGCGTGTGTCTCGAGTAGTATCATTGGGTGGCATTCAACGGTGGGGCAGTGGGCGAGGATTGAGAATATGACGATACTTGGGGAAGATGTTCATGTGGGTGATGAGATTTATACTAATGGTGGAGTTGTTTTGCCACATAAGGAGATCAAATCCAATATCTTGAAGCCAGAGATAGTTATGTGATATGATATCTATGTTGGAACttctgtgtgtgtgttttgagtCTATTCTTTCTTTCTCAACTTTGTGCTTTCAGTTATTATTATTGGGTTGaataaagtaaaacaaaaaaacaaaacaaaatgatgTATATCTTGTTGTTAGGGTTTATGCCATTTGGTGTTTTTGTCTCCATAACGTGTCAAACAGTTTCTCAGTAATTTGAAGTTCTGTAACTTATCAATTCTGAATTAATATTTCTTATGAGTTTCTAAATAAAAGCTTCTGTATCAACTCTATACTTGCGTCTTCACACTTCACAATAACAGACATTGGTCTTAAGAGAAATCATGGGGTTGTTTTGTCCTTATTACGTGTGAGCAAAGGCACTGTCTTTATCTAAAACACTCTTCACAATGCATTTGCTTTAGAAACTTTCTGAGCTGTGTGTTAAGTGTTAGATCTTTGTAAGCTAGTAGCAGATATTGATCTTGCATTCTATTGGGGTTTTGTTGGAAGCAGGGATGAAGAGACGACTCCATGAATCTTCCCTTACAAAAATTGAAGACAATCCTGAGCATCAGACTGTAAAATTGACTAGATAGTACAAGGGGGAGAATGTTAAAGTTGTAGTCAGCATGCCTAGTCTTGAGGCTGATGAAAATGATGTTGATAAGGTTAGCATTCATTATGTTTTAAACCGTTTTGAAGAATCTTTGAGAACTTTTGTAAAAGCAAAAACCAAACTCAAACCCAAAGATATAAGATAACATCAGAAAAGTGTAGTGTAGGTAGCCTTACAAAGAGTTTTGTTTTGGACAAGAAGAGAAGCTAATAATAAAATGTTCTTCATGTGGTAAAAAGGAACTTATTTTTGGTGCACACTCCCTAAACCCCTAAAATCAAAACCACTTCTCATAAGAGAGAGGGTTTCaatataacaatattaaaaTAGGATATATATGATATTAGCAGAGAGGAAAACTAAAAGCCCATCCTCTCCTCTTCAAACTCTCAAACACAAACACTCACACACAACACAAAGTCTTCTAAGCTTGGATGGGAATGTCTTGATGAGTGTAAGCAATCCCATTGTCTCCATCCACAACTTGTCCATTT
This window encodes:
- the LOC103865745 gene encoding mannose-1-phosphate guanylyltransferase 1: MKALILVGGFGTRLRPLTLSFPKPLVDFANKPMILHQIEALKAVGVDEVVLAINYQPEVMLNFLKDFEAKLEIKITCSQETEPMGTAGPLALARDKLIDGSGEPFFVLNSDVISEYPLREMIEFHKAHGGEASIMVTKVDEPSKYGVVVMEETTGKVEKFVEKPKLYVGNKINAGIYLLNPSVLDKIELRPTSIEKETFPKIAAAQGLYAMVLPGFWMDIGQPKDYITGLRLYLDSLRKKSPAKLTTGAHIVGNVLVDETAKIGEGCLIGPDVAIGPGCVVESGVRLSRCTVMRGVRIKKHACVSSSIIGWHSTVGQWARIENMTILGEDVHVGDEIYTNGGVVLPHKEIKSNILKPEIVM